TAATGGCCGTCTTCTTGCCCCAAACTCATATCTTCCAACTCATCCGAAAACGCGCGTCTTTGCGGTGGAGGAGGGCAGGCGGGTCCCCGTCTCCATCGCCACCACGTGATGGAAGTCGCCATGGTCAAAACTGAGTCAGCAATCGCATTGAAGAACCGCCACTTACCATGTCCCATCGATGGAGACTTCTCCTCCTTCCACCTCCGCTTCCACTGCCCTATAAAAACCACACGAGATGGGTCAACCGCAAAGCATCGACGAGCCGCCCAGCTTCAAGTAAGTGTTCGTCGACGATGGCAGTCCCTCCCCTGATCCCCCTGCTCACCCTCGCTTCCGTCTTTCCCTTCCTCGCAATCCCTTCCTCCGCCAACGACAGCAACGTTCTTCTCACCGGCGACGTCCTCGGCGCCGACGAGCAGCTCTCCTACGGTGCCGCCACCTTCGTCATGCAACGTGACTGCAACCTCGTCCACTACGTCGAAGGCCGCCGCGTTTTCCAGTCCTACACACGCGGCCATGGCGTCAACCGCACCCTCTCGCTTACCGACTGCGGCCAGCTCGTCATCACCAGCTCCCTCGGCAGCTCCATCGTGTGGCGCTCCCCGTTCCTCCGCGGGGCCAACAGGGGGAAGTACGCGGCAGTGCTCCGACCCGACGGCGTGGTGGCCATCTACGGCCCCGCCGTGTGGTCGACCCCCGACTACGGCTTCGGCGCCGCCCTCGTCCACGAGGGGTGGACGCACGCCCTTCCCGCGGCGAAGAACGTGCTGTTCTCGTCAGAGATGCTTTACGAGAACGCCAAGCTGGTGACCAGGGATTACAGCCTCCTCATGAAGGATGACTGCAACCTGGTCCTCGTGAAGGCCTCGGTCGGCGTCATTTGGCAGTCGGGGACGGCGGGCCGAGGCCTCCTCCACTGCTTCCTCCGGATTGATCACAGAGGGCAGCTCGCCGTCGCGAGTGACGATTACTACAAGAACTTGTGGAGCAGCAACAACGCCTCGAGCATCGGAGACTATGCGCTTCTTCTCCAGATCAATGGACAAGCTGTTGTCTATGGACCAACGGTGTGGCTGATCACTTCCTCCCCAAAGAGCCTCCTCGACACCACCTCTTCGTCCCCAGAGCCACCCATCGCCACCTGATATGCTGCTAGAAGCAGAAAGTGCAGCATGCATGCAGTGGCTTGTTGATTATGTTTACGAGAGCTTGTACTTGACACTACAACTTCCCAAGAAATAAAAATGATGCACGAATAAGCATCATTTATAGTACTAGTATGGACTATGGTTCCTTCCCTCCCAAAAACACACTTCTCTTACAAATTTGATTTATAACTAAAGTGAATCTACTTCtatcaatttaaatttaaatactttAATCAATAATTCAAACTTATCAAATTAGTTGCCGACTTATATAAATAATAGATGGACTTGAATCTAACCAGGTAGCAAaggcaaataaaattatttaaacgcTAAATATTATTTTTCCTATTAGTATATTTTAAATTAGACAATTTTTTAAAAAGCTTCAGGTTTTGACTTTCGAAAAGATTTTAGAGAAAAACTCTTAACTTTCATAATTTCACATATAACAccctaatttaaaaaaattttaaaatatattttttttctaaaagtaaTCATCGTATTCTCGTCAACCACCACCGACTTGATGATGAAAGCAACATAGCGAGGAGTCAAGATCTATGACAATGGATCCcatgaagataaaaataaaataatcctTTCATATGATTAGGGGCGTTAAATTTTTTCAAAGTTGAAATGTTCTACAAAACATTTTAAAACTTATGAACCTGTTTTCTGCAATTCGTCCTTTGACTTTTTCTCCAAAAAAACACTCCATTTTTGTTGTTTTTGCCCTTGTAGAACTTTTGAACTTTCCAATTTTACCCTTCcaactttctttatttttatctttttggtGGTTCGATCCATATGTTTGGTTCAACAAATTTTAAACAGGataaaaataatttgaatcaactcaaaattttttattaaatgattATTAAAGACAGACTcatgaaataaaattttaaatttagcaTAAaccattaaaaattataaaataatttagaacaaatgtttcatattttatatttaaatatcctTTTGATTTTATAATGTTCATTCGCAATGGTTCTATCCAAATTAGACTACTTTGGATATGAACCAATGACTCATCCTATGAAAGCGATActgaaaatttaaatttatgttaaataattATGTATCAAATATTGTTTACAAAATAAAtgaattatattttttagatcttcagactattttttttgtaaacattataattttaacttaattatAACTTCAAATGTTTTTAATCATTAATTTAGTTGTATTTTATTGGTTGGATTAATTCTTGACTTATTGAATAGGACCAAGTGACAAaccaatacaaaaaaaaaaaagaggggaaaAAGTAAGGATGAACAATgtcgaaataaaaaaataaataagaacgTTATGCAGATAAGTGAAAATTGAGACATCCTTtactaaaaaacaaaaattcaaaGAAAAACTTTTTCGAAAAACTcgctatttttaaatttattcttcatAGTATATAGCTATGCTGCTTACGTGAACTCTACACGCCGACATGCGTCATCAAGCGCATCGCGCCTTCGTCACCCACTCTTGCAATTGTGCATGTAAAGAATTAAATTGGTCGAACCGAGTAATTGTAAGCTTGTACTCTTACCCGACTGAGATGGATCAAATGTAGCTTTGCCCCGAACATACCATATGCGAAGGCTCGGTCTGTGCGCTTTTGcaacaaggattttaattttgaatgatatctcATATCTTGCGGTACGTACCAATTTGTCAGTAGATCGATATGTGAATCGTTCGTTATTAGGCGATACGTCATCAAGCGCCTCACGCCTAGGTCACCCATTCTTGCAATTGTGTATGTAAAGAATTAAATTGGTCGTGAACCGAGTAAGTGCAAGCTTGTACTCGTACCTGAGATGGATCAAATGTAGCCCTGCCCCAAACATACCATATGCAAAGGCTCGATCTGTGTGCTTTTGcaacaaggattttaattttgaatgatatctcGTATCTTGCGATACGTACCAATTTGTCAGTAAATTGATATGTGAATCGTTCGTTACCAGGCGATACGTACAAGGGTGCCAGTAGATCGATACACGAATTATCCACTATCAGGTGGTACTATCGATTAGGGTAATTTTCGCCCCATTACCATAGCAGATGGTATTAGCTTAGggaaaagaaagaagagggagaagaaaaggaagaacttGGAGATCCGATatagctctccctcgacgattctAATTCGTCGTTACCCTTCCTCGCCAGACGTTATAAATGAGATATCGCCTCATATGAGGAGATGAGGTCTTCGCATCGTCGATAACTTTTCTTTATCTATACGAGGGAGAAGAAACCTTGACGAAGAAAAGAAACGACACATAAGGAGAATAAACTATCTTTTCTCCTCGCGGTTTATTTTCCTTGCAGGTGGAGAAAAAACgagacgatatatatatatatatatatatatatatatatatatatatatatatatatatatatatatatataataatatatatatatatatatatatatatatatatatatatataataataaaaataataataataataataataataataataataataataataataataataataataataataatatgcttTAATACGTTTGTATTGTACCGAGCTGAGATCGAATTTTCAATACCATACGAAATTGCAATACTTACTTTGCGATTCCAATCTCAAGCAATTCTAAATCTAAATTCCCGCGGCTTGTGACTACATGGCTGTCTACCATTCTTGTCTTCAAACCCTGGAACCGGAACCTCATGGTTTTGGCCCGCATCATCACCAGATCAGCACCATATAACTCAACTGCACCTTTTCCACCTCTGCTCTGCTACTGCTGCAGTAGATACAGCGTCGTCATTACTTCTAGCACTTTCTTCACCCCTAAAAGGGCCAGTCCCTGCAGGGGAAGAAAAGAATGCTTGGAAATAATAAGCTCGTGACAGATGAACGCCGCACCCGGTCGCTGTGTATAGCTGGCAAGCAAGCAAACCCCACATGGACCACACAATTGGCTGGTGCGGTCTCGGGTCTCAGGCCAAGGCTCAGTAGCTTAACCCATGTTGCCGTCATTAGTCCAGTATGATATCCAGCCTTGTCTGAGCCCAAGGCATGTCATTTAACGCCACCCACTAGGCCCATTCAATGCACACAAGGTGGTGGTGACCCGAGGAAACAGCCAAAACAATTACTGCACCCTTGCCTTGCTTTACGGCAGAGCTCTTGTCACGACCGGAAACAGAACCTGCTCCCTCCCTCCCCCACACTCTGCATGAATCCATGCCTTGGTACTATTAGAAGCTCCATAATACACTCGTCGGTCACTTGAGGGCTCTCCCCCTTTGTGTGTCATGCGCAGAGGGCTTTCAGTGGAATACAGCCTCCCTGACATAAATGAGATCATGTGCATGGAGATGGAGGTAGAGACAAAGGTCCCAGCTTTGCGATCGTCCCGTCCCACATTGGTCGCCTGTGCTATATAATCTAAGCCACCCTCCGTTGCACCTGCTCACAGGGGAGGTGAAAGAGGAAGGGCAAGATGAGGGGAGTTTATCTGGAAGCCATGTGTTGGTTGGCAGTGGCGGTAGTCCTAAGGTCAGGTACTTGCTCCCCTGCCATTGCTTCCACACAAGATGAGCGTTATCTTGCATCGCCTTATTACGCATACCC
This genomic stretch from Musa acuminata AAA Group cultivar baxijiao chromosome BXJ3-9, Cavendish_Baxijiao_AAA, whole genome shotgun sequence harbors:
- the LOC103997252 gene encoding mannose-specific lectin 3-like, encoding MSHRWRLLLLPPPLPLPYKNHTRWVNRKASTSRPASSKCSSTMAVPPLIPLLTLASVFPFLAIPSSANDSNVLLTGDVLGADEQLSYGAATFVMQRDCNLVHYVEGRRVFQSYTRGHGVNRTLSLTDCGQLVITSSLGSSIVWRSPFLRGANRGKYAAVLRPDGVVAIYGPAVWSTPDYGFGAALVHEGWTHALPAAKNVLFSSEMLYENAKLVTRDYSLLMKDDCNLVLVKASVGVIWQSGTAGRGLLHCFLRIDHRGQLAVASDDYYKNLWSSNNASSIGDYALLLQINGQAVVYGPTVWLITSSPKSLLDTTSSSPEPPIAT